GGGCCTGATTCTACGTATTTCAATCCTCTTTTTAATCCTTCTTCTCTATACATATCAAAGATCTCTGGGTGAATAAATTCAGCTACTTCAATATGCATTTTTGTAGGTTGAAGATATTGGCCTAAAGTTAGGATGTCACAGCCATTTTCAGCCAAATCATCCATTGCTTTAAAAACCTCCTCTTGAGTCTCTCCAAGGCCTAGCATAATCCCAGTTTTGGTTCTCTTACCATATTCCTTGGTCAATTTGATTTGTTCCAAAGATCTGGCATATTTTGCTTGAGGTCTTACTCTTCTATATAAACTCTCTACAGTCTCCATGTTATGAGAAACTACTTCCTGGCCTCCTTCAATCATTCTGTAAAGAGCTTCCCATTTTGATTTCACATCAGGAATAAGAGTTTCTATGGTAGTTTCAGGACAAAGTTCTTTGGTTTGAACAACTGTCTGATACCAAATTTCAGCACCTCTATCTTTCAGTTCATCTCTATTGACGGAAGTAAGTACAGCATGCTTCACTCCCATGAGCTGGATAGCTTCAGCAACGCGTCTTGGTTCGTCTTGATCATATTCAGGTGGTCTTCCTGTGGCTACGGCACAAAAAGAGCAAGATCTGGTACAAACATTTCCCAAAATCATAAAAGTAGCGGTGCCAGCTCCCCAGCACTCACCCATATTTGGGCAATTCCCACTTTCACAGATTGTGTG
Above is a window of Algoriphagus machipongonensis DNA encoding:
- the lipA gene encoding lipoyl synthase is translated as MIELPVISEEATRRKKPDWLRVKLPIGKEYAKVRKLVDEHKLHTICESGNCPNMGECWGAGTATFMILGNVCTRSCSFCAVATGRPPEYDQDEPRRVAEAIQLMGVKHAVLTSVNRDELKDRGAEIWYQTVVQTKELCPETTIETLIPDVKSKWEALYRMIEGGQEVVSHNMETVESLYRRVRPQAKYARSLEQIKLTKEYGKRTKTGIMLGLGETQEEVFKAMDDLAENGCDILTLGQYLQPTKMHIEVAEFIHPEIFDMYREEGLKRGLKYVESGPLVRSSYHAERHVNV